In Gordonia sp. SL306, the genomic window ACGATCGTCTCCGAGCTCACCTCGTGATCGAGCTCGTCCCAGCCCACGTAGCTCGTTGCCACACCACACCGCCGGGCGAGTCCGGCCAGCTGCCCGCGGGCCACATCGTCGGTCGTCACGCCTGCATCGTCTCAGGATTCGGGCAGCAGCGCGCGTCATCGCCGCTCTGCGGGCGCCCGTCGAAACGCTCCGCTAGTGTGATCGCCATCACCACAATCGGTGGGCGCCGGCGAGCCCCACCGCATCGAAAGGGACACCATGGCCGACACCCTGACCCTCGACCCCGCCACCACCGCTCTCGTTCTCATCGAATTCCAGAACGAGTTCACCAGCGACGGCGGTGTCTTGCACGATGCCGTCTCCGAGGTGATGGACAAGACCGGAATGCTCGCCAACACTGTCGCGCTGGTCGAGAAGGCCCGCGACGCGGGTGTGACGATCATGCATGCCCCGATCACTTTCGCACCGGGCTATGGCGAACTCACGCGACATCCGTACGGGATCCTCAAAGGTGTCGTCGACGGCAATGCGTTCGTCAAGGACTCGTGGGGTGCGACGATCGTCGACGATCTCACCCCGGCCGACGGCGACATCGTCATCGAGGGCAAGCGCGGACTGGACACATTCGCGAGCACCAACCTCGATTTCATCCTGCGCAGCAAAGGCATCACCACGATCATCCTCGGTGGATTCCTCACCAACTGCTGTGTGGAATCGACCATGCGATCGGGGTACGAGAACGGGTATCGCGTGATCACGCTGACCGACTGCACTGCGGCCACATCGGTCGCCGAGCACGACAACGCGATCAGTTTCGATTACCCGATGTTCTCCCAACCGGTGGAGTCGACCGCGGTACTGTCCGCCCTCTGATCGGACTTTCGTTCACGGTGCCCGGGTCCCCGTCACCAGGTGCAGATCGCGTTGCCGGATCAACGAGGTGGCGATCACGCTGATGACCGCCGTGATCGCGAGGTATGCCGCGGCGAGCCATGGAGACCCACCGGCCGCACCGATCAGGGCGGTCAGGATCAGTGGCGTCAGCCCGGAGGCGTAGATGCCGGAGAACTGATAGACCACCGACAGGCCGGTGTAGCGGACTTCGGTGGGGTACAGACTGGCGAAGAGCGTGCCCTGTGCGCCGTAGAAGAGTGCGTGCACCACCCCGAAGACCACGACCAGTGCGACGGTGAACCACACCAGGCTCTTCGTCCCGAACAGGGCGAACACCGGGAACACGACCAGCCCGTACGCCGCGATGCCGATCAGATAGATGCGTTTGGGTCCGTAACGGTCGGTCAGCAGCCCCGACACCGGCAGCAGCAGTGCCATCACCACCGATGCGATCGTGACGGAGATCAGCACCGGCACCTCGGCGAGATCGAGTTCCTTGGTCGCGTAGGCGATCGCGAACACACCCCAGGTGTTGAACGCCGAACCCTCACCCCAACGCGCCAACATGCCGAGGACCGTGTTGCGCGTGTTCGGGGGCAACACGACGTCGCGCAACGGCGCCGACGATTTCTTGGCGAGCGCCGCCACCTCGGCGAACGCCGGCGTCTCGTCGACCTTGAGCCGGACGATGAAGCCGATCACCACGAGCACGACGCTGACGAGGAAGGCGATCCGCCACCCGTAGGTGAGGAACGCATCGTCGTCGAGGGTCACCTGCAGGATCGCGAAGACCGCCGTCCCGAGGGCGAGTCCGAGTGCCAGACCGATCTGCGGGATGCTGCCGAACAATCCACGACGACGGCGTGGGCTGTGCTCGACGGCGAGCAGGACGGCGCCCGCCCATTCTCCGCCGAGCGCGAAGCCCTGCAGCACCCGGAGCGCGAGCAGCAGGATGGGCGCGAGCACGCCGATCGATGCCGCGGTGGGCAACACGCCCATCAGTGCGGTCGCGGCACCCATCAGCACCATGGTCAACGCCAGGGTTCGCTTGCGCCCGATGCGATCTCCGATGTGCCCGAAGACGATCCCGCCGATCGGACGGACGACGAACCCCACCGCGAAGGTGGCGAAGGAGAGCAGGGTGCCGACGAATGAGCTCTGATCCGGGAAGAACACCGTGTTGAACACGAGACTCGCCGCGGTCGCGTACAGGAAGAAGTCGTACCACTCGATGGTGGTGCCGAGCAGACTCGCGGCGACGACGGTACGGAGCCGCTTGCGGCGCTCCTCGTCGGTCTCGTCACCCAGGACGCGGGTGTCCGGAGCGCTGAGCGTGGTGGTGGCCATGACCGACGTACGTTAGCGACTCAGCGGCTCGTACCCCAGGGTCCGAATCACGGTGATCAGAACTCTCCGGCCGCGACGTCCGCGCGGTCGGACGGCACACTCAGCCGAACAGGACACCCGGGTTGAAGAGACCTGCCGGATCGAATGCGTCCTTGACGGCACGCATCGCCGCACGGTCGACCTCTCCCCGGCCGAGATGGGTCCACGCGGTCTTCGCACGCCCGATCCCGTGCTCGGCACTGATGCTGCCGCCGTTGGCCGCGACGATGCCGAACACATGTGCGGTCAGCTCCTCGACGCGGTCCTCGGGGACGTCGAGCAGATTGACATGGATGTTGCCGTCACCGATGTGCCCGAAGAGGATGGGGCGGCACGCGTGGTCGACCATCCCGGCCACCGCCTGGAGTTCGGCAAGAGCCTCGGGGAGCGCCCGGATCGGCACCGACACATCGAGTTTGACCACCGGTGTCGCACTCGATCGCGCAATGGACTCGGTGTGCTGTTCCCGGGCCGCCCACAGAGCTCGGGCCGGGCCCGGCTCGAGCACCGCGTCGGCGACCGGCGCATTCTCCAGCGCCTCGAGCACCACGGCCTCGACGTCGCCCGTCCCGGATGTCTCGACGAGCACGTAGAAGGGTGCGCGCGCGGCAACCGGGCGTCGTGGTCCGTACTCCTCGACGAGCGTGATACCCGCCTCGGTCATGATCTCGGCGGCCTCGATGTTCAGCCCCCGCTCGGTCAAGGATCCGAGGAAGTCGATCGCGTCCGCGGCATGGTGCACGGCCGCCACACTGACGATCGTGTCGCCCGGTGGTGCGACGAGCCGGAACAGCACGCGGGTGATGACCGCGAGGGTGCCCTCGCTGCCGGCGAGCAGTCCCGGAAGGTCGTAGCCGACATTGTCTTTCACGAGCGATGTCCACCGGCGCAGGATTTGGCCGTCCGCCAGGACAGCCTCGACCCCGAGGACCTGGCTGCGGGTGTTGCCGTGCCGGATCATCCGGATTCCGCCCGCATTGGTGGCGACCAGGCCGCCTGCGGTCGCCGATTCCCGGGAAGCGAGGTCGACGGGAAACCTCAGTCCGAACTCGGCGGCCTGGCGATCGATCGCGTCGATCGTCGCACCGGCCTGCGCCCCGACGCACCGACCGATGGTGTCGACGCCGTCGATGTCGGTCATCCGCGTTGTCGTCACGAGGACCAGAGGACGGTCGGCGGGGTCCCCACCGACGGGTGGCACCGACCCGCCGACCAGACCGGTGTTGCCGCCTTGCACGCAGATCGCGATCCCGGCATCGGCGCACACCGCGACGACGGCGGCCACCTCCTCGGTGGTGCGCGGTCGGATTACCGCATCGGCCCGCCCGGTCCACCGGCCGGTCCAATCGGTCAGGTAGCCGGCGGCCGCATCGACGTCGTCGAGCACGTGCGCATCGCCGACGACGGCACGCAGGTCGGCCAGCGGTATCGGGCTCATCCGTCGATCCCGGTCATCTCTCGAGTATCGACCAGAAACGCGGGCTTTTCAGGCGAGCGCGTCGGCGATCGGGGTGTCTCCGTCGTCGAACTCGATGGTGCGCTTGATGGTCGTCGGGTCAGCGAGCACCGCGGCGGCCACCAGCGCGACGTTGTCGCGGCTGACCTCGCTGCTCGCCGAACGGTTCCCACCCACGGCGATCCGACCGCTGCCCTGCTCGTCGGTCAACCGGCTCGGTCCCAGAATTGTCCAGTCCAATCCCGAACCCCTCAGATGCGTGTCGGCCGCCGCTTTGGCCTCGGCGTAGGGGTAGAACGAATTGTCCTCGGGAACACCATGATCGGGTCCGGCACCGAAATAGGACACCATGACGTAGCGCTTCGCGCCTGCCGTCGCGGCGGCATCCATCGACCGGATCGCCGCGTCGCGATCCACGGCGAAGGTCCGGTCGGGGTCACCGCCCCCCGCTCCCGCGGACCACACCACGGCGTCGTGACCGGCCAGCACGGATGCGAGTCCGGCACCGTCCAGGTCCTCGACGTCGGCCACGACGGGGGTGGCGCCGGTGGCCGCCACATCGTCGACGTGCGCCTCGTTGCGGATGATCGACGTCACGTCGTCACCGCGCTCGGACAACGTCTTCGCCAAGCGCAATGCGATCTTGCCGTGTCCTCCGATGATTGCCACGCGGGCCATCCTGGGCTCCTCTCGATCGGGATCGTCTCCGATCCACGCTACCGACGTCAGACCTTGGTGCGCCCCCGTACGAGGCCGACCAGCCAGATCAGCAGGCACGCCCCCGCCAAGCACGTCACGAAGCTGAAGATGAGGCCGCCGCCCTCGACGTCGACGCCGAACAGTCGGAGGATGAACCCACCGATCAGCCCTCCGACGATGCCGACCACGATGTTCAGCAGAATGCCCTGTTGGGCGTTGGTTTTCATGATCATGCTGGCCACCCACCCCGCCAGTCCGCCGATGATGACCCATCCGATGATTCCCAGTCCGAGCACGGCTCCTCCAGATCTTCGGCGTCGGCACACCGTCGCCGCTGCGATCGGTGGCGTGTACAGGGCGGACGCTACGCCCGCACCGCTCAGGGCGGACCCACGACACCGAATTCGTCGCGAAGACGAGACCACCGACACTCCCGCCGGCCACCGAGACCTTTACCATTCGCTTACTTAGCACTAAGCAACTAACGTGCTGGGCAAGCGACAACCACTGGCCGCGGTGTTCCACGCGACCTCTCAGGGCGAAGGAATCAGGCCATGACACGAGCCGTCTCCGGTGCGGAGATCGTCGGCAACGCCGACGTCGCGACGCTCTATCACCAGCTCACACGTATCAACCGGACGCTGCGCACCCGAGGGGGCAAGAGCAATCTCACTGCCGGGGTCGCCGCAGCGCTGTGGACGGTCATCAATCACGCCCCCATCCGCCTGTCGGAACTCGCCGAGCGTGAGTCGGTGACCGCGCCGACGATGTCCCGGATCGTCGCGGCACTCGAGGAACAGGGTTTCGTGGAGCGGACTCCGGACCCCGACGACGGCCGGGCACGGTTGCTCACCCCGACCCCGGCCGGGGTGGAACTCATCGCGAACGCACGGACCGAGAGAGCGCGCGTGCTCGCGGCGGCCCTCGACCGCCTCGACGACGACGACCGATCGACCGTCAGCCGCGGGCTGATGATCCTCGCCCAGGCGCTCGGCACGACCTGATCTCACCGACCCGATCCGTCGACTCGCCAATTCCCCCAAGGACTTCCATGACCTCCGCCACCCTCGCCGCTCCTGCCGCGGCCGACCCGGGTCCCGATCCCGGGTACAAATGGATCGCGCTGTCCAACACCACTTTGGGCATGCTGATCGCCACCATCAACAGCTCGATCGTCCTGATCGCCCTCCCGGACATCTTCCGCGGGATTCACGTCAACCCGTTGCTCCCCGAGAACACCAGCTACCTGCTGTGGATGATGATGGGCTTCCTGGTGGTCACCGCCGTGCTGGTGGTGAGCTTCGGACGCCTCGGCGACATGTTCGGTCGCGCCCGCATGTACAACTTGGGTTTCGCGATCTTCACCGTCTCGTCGGTCTTTCTCGCCATCACCTGGTTCGACGGCAGCGCCGCCGCGATCTGGCTCATCGCCTGGCGCATCGTCCAGGGCGTCGGCGGCGCCTTTCTGATGGCGAACTCGTCGGCGATCCTCACCGACGCCTTTCCCGCCGACCAGCGCGGACTCGCGCTCGGCATCAACGGCGTCGCCGCGATCGCCGGCTCGTTCCTCGGCCTGTTGGTGGGCGGCATCCTCGCGCCCATCCACTGGAACCTCGTCTTCCTCGTGTCGGTGCCCTTCGGCGTCATCGGGACCATCTGGGCCTACCTCAAACTGCGCGACACCGGTGTGCGCCGCCGCGCGCAGATGGACTGGTGGGGCAACATCACCTTCGCGGTCGGGCTCGTGGCCGTGCTCGTCGGCATCACCTACGGCATCCAGCCGTACGGCGGACACAGCATGGGCTGGTCCAGCCCGATGGTGCTGTCGTGCCTGATCGGCGGCACCCTCATGCTGGTCGCCTTCGTGTTCATCGAGACACAGGTGCCGAGCCCGCTGTTCAACCTGCACCTGTTCGCCAACCGCTCGTTCACCTTCGGCAACATCGCCAACCTCATGTCGTCGATCGGCCGTGGCGGACTGCAGTTCATCCTCATCATCTGGCTCCAGGGGATCTGGCTCCCCCAGCACGGGTACAACTTCGAGCAGACGCCACTCTGGTCAGCCATCTACATGATCCCGATCACCATCGGATTCCTGCTGACCGCACCGCTGTCGGGCGCTCTGTCGGACCGATTGGGCACCAAATGGTTCACCACCACCGGCATGCTCATCACCGCGGGGACATTCGCCGCGCTCATCGCGATGCCGGTCGACTTCTCCTACCCCACGTTCGCAATCGTGTTGTTCCTCAACGGCGTCGGCATGGGTATGTTCTCGTCGCCGAACCGCGCCGAGGTGATGAACAGCCTGCCCGCGGACGCCCGTGGCGCCGGATCGGGCATGATGACGACCTTCCAGAACGCCGCCATGGTGCTGTCGATCGGACTGTTCTTCAGTCTGATGATCAGCGGACTCTCGGCTCATCTGCCGGCAACGATGGGCGCCGGACTCACCGCGAACGGGGTGCCACCGGTGCAAGCCGACCAGATCGCGCACCTGCCGGCGGTCGCCGTCCTCTTCGCCGCCTTCCTCGGTTACAACCCGGTGGAACAACTGCTCGGCCCGCAACTGTCGAGCCTGCCGCAGGGTAATCAGGACACGCTGACCGGACTGGACTTCTTCCCCCACCTCATCAGCAGTCCGTTCGCCGACGGCCTCAGCGCCGCTTTCACCTTCGCGATCGTGTGTTGCGTGATCGGTGCGCTCGCATCTTTGTTCACCAGCGGCCGCAGGTCGAAGGCCGGCGAACTCGAGGAGATCGACGAGGAGACCTCCGGCGGGGCGACCGCAGACGTCGTCGAGCCGGTCACGTCCGAACTCTCGCCGCCGCTTCGGTCGTGACCTCTTGAGCGAGCTCGCGGAGCCGTTCGCGATGCCGGTGCCCAGGCCGCCCTGTGCACCGATGGTCGCGATCGTCGTCGGCCAAGCCGCATGCGATCGTCTCGGATCGAGCCGATCGCCCCTCAGCCGTGGAACTCGTTCTTCGGCAAGCGCGGTCGCGCTCCGGCAGGCCAACGTCGACCCGGCACGCGCAGCGTCCATCCGGCCGGCGCCACGGTGAAGTCCATCCACCGACCGTCGCCGAGCCAGAGCGACCACAGGTCCTCGTCGGGAAAATCGCCGATACGCACGAACAGGTCCTGGCGGCCGACGTGTGCAGTCATCCAGCCCTGGTCGTCGGGATCGTCGACGAAGACCGCCGTCGCGGCGAGCGCCGCCTCCAGGTCGTCGACGCGATCGGAGCGTTTGACCATCTGATCGTCTCCCCCCTCAGTCCTCGAAGCGGACCGAGCTGACGGCCGATGCGATCGACCGCCGGAACGTGTCGCCCTCGCGGGCCGGCGCAGTTCCGGTCGCGTGCAGGAGATACGCGACGTTGCCGCGGCGGTAGGCGGCGTATCGAATTGCGCAATACCAGGTCTGATCGTCACCGACGTAGGTGCCCGTCTGCATCGACGAGCCCTCGGTCCGGAAGCCCGGTTTCGTTCGGGACGCCTCGTTCTCGGTCCACTCGGGCAGGGCACGCGGTTCGACGAAGGCGTGATCGATGAGGCGGGAGACATCGGCACCGTGGTCGACGACGAAACGGGTCACCACGACCGCCACTGTTCCGTCGTTGCCGTGGTCGGCGATGAACAGCTGGAGGTATCCCGGCGCAGTGGCATGTCGCCAGACGTCGCGGTCGACGTCGATCAGCACCTCACCCGGGATGGATCGCTCATCGGTCACGCGACTGGCGGTGACCGCCATCCGTTCGAGGCGTTCGAGAATCGGTGTCTCGTCGCCGTCACGTGAGCGGTCGATCCGACGAGCACGCGCCGCCGCGTCGTACGCGACCGCATACGGTCGCAGCAGCGTCGGCTCCACCAACCGGTTCTCGTCCCGGGATGGGCGGTCGAGGTGATCGGTCTCAGCGGTCACCTCCGGTCACGCACCCTGCCACCTGCGGCTTCGGCGCGCGTATCCGCGCCCGTCGCGTCCACCCAGTATTCGGCCACCAGCCGAGGATAGTCAGGAGGACCCACCAATGGGTGATCAACTCAGCGCACGGCGTGTGAGATCCGCGATCTCGTCCGAAAAGGCAACGAGCATAATGGATTCGACAGTTGAATTTGCATCTTTGACAGCCCGAACCTGCTGGTCGACGGCGTCGTCGAGTGGCCATCCGTAGGCACCACCGGAGATGAGCGGGAAGGCCAGGGATTGCGCACCGATCGCGACCGCCAGACGCAGGCTGCGGCTGTAGCACGACCGCAACACCTGCGACCGGTCCTCACGGTCGGAGTACACCGGGCCGACCGTGTGGATCACCCAGCGCGCCGGCAGGTCACCGGCCGTGGTGGCGACGGCGGCACCGGCCTCGAGACCGGACGGCAACGTCGTCTCACGAAGCAGACGGCATTCCCGGAGGATGGCGGGGCCGCCGGCGCGATGAATCGCACCGTCGACGCCACCGCCGCCGAGCAACGAGGAGTTCGCGGCGTTGACGATGACGTCGGTACGCACCGAAGTGATGTCACCGGTGACGACGTCGATACCGCTCATGTTCCCCGATTGTAGGCGCGCCTACAGCGACGAGGAACCGTTCTGATGTTTGCCCGACTTGGACCGGTAGAGCATGTAGCCGCCGTAGATCGCCAGGCCGAACAGCGCAATCCAGAAGAGTCCCTTCAGAAGTGGGCCGACCATCGCGAGGGCGAGGAGCACCACCGCGATGATGCCGAGCACTTTCCAGAAGCCGAGTCCGTTGCCGGTCATGTTTGTGGGGGTTGTTGGTGTGGTCATGACTCCACTGTGGACTTCCCGCGGCCGGAAATCATCAGGTGACGGTCGAATTCGGGGAAAGATCAGGGGCTTCCCTGACTCGCCGTCGCGCACTCATCGCGACGCCGACCGCCCGAGCCGCGCCGGCTCGGTGTACGAGCAGCCGAGATCGCCCGGAGACGGGAAGCCGCAGCGGTCCCGAAACCATGCGACACCGATCTCGGCGACGCGGCGACGGGAACGGCTCATCAGGTATCCGTGGGTGCACTCGTCGAAGACGTCGTCGTAGAACCAGGTGTCGAGCGCGGTGCGCGGCACGCTGAACGACGCGAGCAGCGGCGCCGACATGACCACGGTGGAGAGCCGGAGCAGGAAGGTCTCCGAGCTCAGCGACTGGATCTGTGCGCATTCGACGTCGTCGGTGTCGTCGACCCGGACGCCGGCCGGGCCGATGTCCAGGATGGCGGCGCGGGGCATCTCCGCCATCGATTGCACGAGCCACCGTTCCATCGCATCCCAGGTCATCGTCGGCGAAGCACCGGTCCCGCCCGACTCCA contains:
- a CDS encoding cysteine hydrolase translates to MADTLTLDPATTALVLIEFQNEFTSDGGVLHDAVSEVMDKTGMLANTVALVEKARDAGVTIMHAPITFAPGYGELTRHPYGILKGVVDGNAFVKDSWGATIVDDLTPADGDIVIEGKRGLDTFASTNLDFILRSKGITTIILGGFLTNCCVESTMRSGYENGYRVITLTDCTAATSVAEHDNAISFDYPMFSQPVESTAVLSAL
- a CDS encoding MFS transporter — its product is MATTTLSAPDTRVLGDETDEERRKRLRTVVAASLLGTTIEWYDFFLYATAASLVFNTVFFPDQSSFVGTLLSFATFAVGFVVRPIGGIVFGHIGDRIGRKRTLALTMVLMGAATALMGVLPTAASIGVLAPILLLALRVLQGFALGGEWAGAVLLAVEHSPRRRRGLFGSIPQIGLALGLALGTAVFAILQVTLDDDAFLTYGWRIAFLVSVVLVVIGFIVRLKVDETPAFAEVAALAKKSSAPLRDVVLPPNTRNTVLGMLARWGEGSAFNTWGVFAIAYATKELDLAEVPVLISVTIASVVMALLLPVSGLLTDRYGPKRIYLIGIAAYGLVVFPVFALFGTKSLVWFTVALVVVFGVVHALFYGAQGTLFASLYPTEVRYTGLSVVYQFSGIYASGLTPLILTALIGAAGGSPWLAAAYLAITAVISVIATSLIRQRDLHLVTGTRAP
- a CDS encoding FAD-binding oxidoreductase, which gives rise to MSPIPLADLRAVVGDAHVLDDVDAAAGYLTDWTGRWTGRADAVIRPRTTEEVAAVVAVCADAGIAICVQGGNTGLVGGSVPPVGGDPADRPLVLVTTTRMTDIDGVDTIGRCVGAQAGATIDAIDRQAAEFGLRFPVDLASRESATAGGLVATNAGGIRMIRHGNTRSQVLGVEAVLADGQILRRWTSLVKDNVGYDLPGLLAGSEGTLAVITRVLFRLVAPPGDTIVSVAAVHHAADAIDFLGSLTERGLNIEAAEIMTEAGITLVEEYGPRRPVAARAPFYVLVETSGTGDVEAVVLEALENAPVADAVLEPGPARALWAAREQHTESIARSSATPVVKLDVSVPIRALPEALAELQAVAGMVDHACRPILFGHIGDGNIHVNLLDVPEDRVEELTAHVFGIVAANGGSISAEHGIGRAKTAWTHLGRGEVDRAAMRAVKDAFDPAGLFNPGVLFG
- a CDS encoding SDR family oxidoreductase gives rise to the protein MARVAIIGGHGKIALRLAKTLSERGDDVTSIIRNEAHVDDVAATGATPVVADVEDLDGAGLASVLAGHDAVVWSAGAGGGDPDRTFAVDRDAAIRSMDAAATAGAKRYVMVSYFGAGPDHGVPEDNSFYPYAEAKAAADTHLRGSGLDWTILGPSRLTDEQGSGRIAVGGNRSASSEVSRDNVALVAAAVLADPTTIKRTIEFDDGDTPIADALA
- a CDS encoding GlsB/YeaQ/YmgE family stress response membrane protein, whose amino-acid sequence is MLGLGIIGWVIIGGLAGWVASMIMKTNAQQGILLNIVVGIVGGLIGGFILRLFGVDVEGGGLIFSFVTCLAGACLLIWLVGLVRGRTKV
- a CDS encoding MarR family transcriptional regulator gives rise to the protein MTRAVSGAEIVGNADVATLYHQLTRINRTLRTRGGKSNLTAGVAAALWTVINHAPIRLSELAERESVTAPTMSRIVAALEEQGFVERTPDPDDGRARLLTPTPAGVELIANARTERARVLAAALDRLDDDDRSTVSRGLMILAQALGTT
- a CDS encoding MFS transporter; the protein is MTSATLAAPAAADPGPDPGYKWIALSNTTLGMLIATINSSIVLIALPDIFRGIHVNPLLPENTSYLLWMMMGFLVVTAVLVVSFGRLGDMFGRARMYNLGFAIFTVSSVFLAITWFDGSAAAIWLIAWRIVQGVGGAFLMANSSAILTDAFPADQRGLALGINGVAAIAGSFLGLLVGGILAPIHWNLVFLVSVPFGVIGTIWAYLKLRDTGVRRRAQMDWWGNITFAVGLVAVLVGITYGIQPYGGHSMGWSSPMVLSCLIGGTLMLVAFVFIETQVPSPLFNLHLFANRSFTFGNIANLMSSIGRGGLQFILIIWLQGIWLPQHGYNFEQTPLWSAIYMIPITIGFLLTAPLSGALSDRLGTKWFTTTGMLITAGTFAALIAMPVDFSYPTFAIVLFLNGVGMGMFSSPNRAEVMNSLPADARGAGSGMMTTFQNAAMVLSIGLFFSLMISGLSAHLPATMGAGLTANGVPPVQADQIAHLPAVAVLFAAFLGYNPVEQLLGPQLSSLPQGNQDTLTGLDFFPHLISSPFADGLSAAFTFAIVCCVIGALASLFTSGRRSKAGELEEIDEETSGGATADVVEPVTSELSPPLRS
- a CDS encoding LpqN/LpqT family lipoprotein is translated as MTAETDHLDRPSRDENRLVEPTLLRPYAVAYDAAARARRIDRSRDGDETPILERLERMAVTASRVTDERSIPGEVLIDVDRDVWRHATAPGYLQLFIADHGNDGTVAVVVTRFVVDHGADVSRLIDHAFVEPRALPEWTENEASRTKPGFRTEGSSMQTGTYVGDDQTWYCAIRYAAYRRGNVAYLLHATGTAPAREGDTFRRSIASAVSSVRFED
- a CDS encoding O-acetyl-ADP-ribose deacetylase, whose product is MSGIDVVTGDITSVRTDVIVNAANSSLLGGGGVDGAIHRAGGPAILRECRLLRETTLPSGLEAGAAVATTAGDLPARWVIHTVGPVYSDREDRSQVLRSCYSRSLRLAVAIGAQSLAFPLISGGAYGWPLDDAVDQQVRAVKDANSTVESIMLVAFSDEIADLTRRALS